From a single Chlorocebus sabaeus isolate Y175 chromosome X, mChlSab1.0.hap1, whole genome shotgun sequence genomic region:
- the LOC119618303 gene encoding melanoma-associated antigen 8-like — MLLRQKRQSCKAEEGRQAQGDAPGLMDVQIPTTEEQKAASSSSTLIAGTLEEVPDSGSLSPAQSPRGASSSLTVTDNTLWSQSNEVSSSNEEEGPSTSPDPAHLESLFREALDEKVAELVHFLLRKYQIKEPVTKAEMLESVIKNYKNHFPEIFSKASECVQVIFGIDVKEVDPAGHCYVLVTCLGLSYDGLLGDDQSTPKTSLLIIVLGMIVMEGSCAPEEAIWEALSVMGLYDGREHSTYWELRKLLTQDWVQENYLEYRQVPGSDPVRYEFLWGPRALTETSYVKVLEHVARVNARVRISYPSQSNRS; from the coding sequence ATGCTTCTTCGGCAGAAGCGTCAGTCCTGCAAGGCTGAGGAAGGCCGTCAGGCCCAAGGAGATGCACCGGGGCTTATGGATGTGCAGATTCCCACAACTGAGGAGCAGAAGGCTGCATCCTCCTCCTCTACTCTGATCGCGGGAACCCTGGAGGAGGTGCCTGATTCTGGGTCACTGAGTCCTGCCCAAAGTCCTCGGGGTGCCTCCTCTTCCCTGACCGTCACCGACAACACTCTATGGAGCCAATCCAATGAGGTTTCCAGCAGCAATGAAGAGGAGGGGCCAAGCACCTCCCCAGACCCAGCTCACCTGGAGTCCCTTTTCCGGGAAGCACTTGATGAGAAAGTGGCTGAGTTAGTTCATTTCCTGCTCCGCAAATATCAAATTAAGGAGCCGGTCACAAAGGCAGAAATGCTGGAGAGTGTCATCAAAAATTACAAGAACCACTTTCCTGAGATCTTCAGCAAAGCCTCTGAGTGCGTGCAGGTGATCTTTGGCATTGACGTGAAGGAAGTGGACCCTGCCGGCCACTGCTACGTCCTtgtcacctgcctgggcctctcctATGACGGCCTGCTGGGTGATGATCAGAGCACGCCCAAGACCAGCCTCCTGATAATCGTCCTGGGCATGATCGTAATGGAGGGCAGCTGCGCCCCAGAGGAGGCAATCTGGGAAGCGTTGAGTGTGATGGGGCTGTATGATGGGAGGGAGCACAGCACCTACTGGGAGCTCAGGAAGCTGCTCACCCAAGATTGGGTGCAGGAAAACTACCTGGAGTACCGCCAGGTGCCCGGCAGTGATCCTGTGCGCTACGAGTTCCTGTGGGGTCCAAGGGCCCTCACTGAAACCAGCTATGTGAAAGTCCTGGAGCATGTGGCCAGGGTTAATGCAAGAGTTCGCATTTCCTACCCATCCCAATCAAACCGTAGCTAA